One stretch of Verrucomicrobiia bacterium DNA includes these proteins:
- a CDS encoding transposase, which yields MRIPRIKADPSLPAVYHCMSRVAGRLPLLDDSAKHKLVQILHHLARFCDIDIITFCMMSNHFH from the coding sequence ATGAGAATCCCCCGAATCAAGGCCGACCCCTCGCTCCCTGCAGTCTATCACTGCATGTCCCGAGTCGCCGGCCGCCTCCCTCTCCTCGACGACTCCGCCAAGCACAAACTCGTGCAGATCCTCCACCACCTCGCCCGGTTCTGCGACATCGACATCATCACCTTCTGCATGATGTCCAACCACTTCCAC